ACCTGTCCCTGTGTGCCGGAATCGAGAAGAAAGAGGGTGTTGGCACCGACGCGCTCAGTTCGTCCGATAACGGTACTTGTTCCATCGGGAAGGCGAATATCCACCCGCCCTCGGCTGACGGCAAGAGTCATGTCCATGTCGATTTGCGACTCGAACAAAAACCAGTGGGCGAACGCCGCCCCGCTGACCGACAAGGCGCAAAAGACGACAAAGCCCGCCAAAAGAATCACCCAAGCCACCGCTTGCGGATGGCTCAGGTGGTACGGTTTGGCGGTCTTAACGGTTGAAGTCATCGCGTCTAGGTATAACGAATCTCAAAACTGGCAAAGGAGGATTCCGTCTCATGAGGGGTGATTACGACGTTCTTCACCATCGCGTTTGCCGGACCGCGCCACAGGCGTTGGGTGAAATCCCCTAAGGCGTCGGGGCTTCCCGTCGCCGTGATTGCCACCCCCCCATCAGAAAGGTTGCTCACCCACCCGGTGAGCTTAAGGCGTGTGGCTTGTGTGCGCGTCCAAGCGCGGTAGCCCACCCCTTGGACAATTCCTTCCACCCGCACAGAGATCGTTGGCATCTAAAACACCAACCCGCTGCCCAAGCTGACATTGGCAAGGGCATCTTCGATCATCTCCATGAGCGCATCATCGTCAATGTCCTCGGCATACTCGATCATCTCATCAAGCAGGCGGCGTGCCTCCCCGCCGCCGATCTCCCCCAACGCCCAAATGGACATTTCCATCAATTGGCGATCCCCACCTTGTAGGTTGGGGGCAATCTGGCTGACGGCTTCTTCTAGTTCAAGCTCGCCGGCTGCCCGAATTGCCTCATAGCGCATGGCGGAATCACTGTTACCCAACTCGCGGACGACAACCCGCGCCCATTTTTCATCACAAGAACGCCCCATCGCATAGACCGCGCTGGTCTGGAGCGGTAAATCTCCTGAGTCATAGGCGTCACGGATGAGGGCATCGACTTCCTCTCGGCTGGAGTTGGCAACCGCCTCCAACGCCCGACGGCGCACCTCTGTATCAACGCTCTTGTTTTTGTACAGCCGCAGGGCAAGGTTTTCTGCTTGACGAGAGAGCATCTTACTGAACGTTCCTAACTCGCCAGCGAGGATAAATCGTCCCAACGCACTAAGTGCCGCCGCCCGTACACGCACGGAAAGATCAACCGAGGCAATGGGCAGCAGGGCGTGAAAGGTGAGCGCTGATTCATCTTGGGCGCTTGCCTCGATTGCCGCATAACGGACGTTCTCGTTTAAGTCCGTCATGGCAAGGCGGTTAATCACGCCAAAATCGGTATCAAAATCCGATTCGCTGATGTCGGCAATATGGCGCATCAGCTTTTGACGGCGCTCAAGGGGTATCTCCCCCCACGCCGTTAGAAGTGCCTCACGTTCCTTGTCCTCAAGGTTAGAGAGGCGGCGGACAAGACTCTTCGTCAGGGTTATTTCCGAATCCTTCAAGGTACGGATCACATCGTCAAAGTGAAGCACACCGCGCTCTCTATTCCCTCATCTCTAGCGAATGATTTGTCCAATAGGGTTAACAATATCGTTGATAATCAAGAGGACGAACAACGCCAAGATGATCATCAACCCAACAAAGTGAATCATCCCTTCCCGTTCGGGGTTCATCGGCTTCCGGCGCAAAAGTTCGATGATGACAAAGAGAATTCGTCCACCATCAAAGCCCGGGATGGGCAGCAGATTCGTGAAGCCTAGCGCGATGCTGATCAGGGCGGCAAAGTTCAAAATCCAGTGTGGACGCCGTTCTTCTATGGAGGCTTGCAGCGCCTGAGAGCCGATCTGGGAAATACCGACGATGCTGACCGGACGTGCCTCTTGGATTGTCCGCAGCCCGCGTACCAATTCAACAGGGAAAGTGATCAGTTGATTGAGGATCGCCCCTGTTCGCGTAATGCCGTAATTGACAGCATCGCCAAAGCCCAAGCGGGTGATCCCGCCATTTGTGCTGTCTAACACTGCCAGCCCAAAGTTTTGATTGTATTCCAGTGCCTTTTCGGAGAGGAAAATCCCTACACGCCCTTGATTTTCAGGGGGGGTCTCGCGCGGGGTGACCTCAACCACCTTTTCCTCGCCCTTACGGACAATCGTGATCGGCGTCAGCTTGCCCGCATTTTCTTCGACCAGTTTTTGAAGTGTTTCGTTCGTTGAAACAGGCGTCCCGTTCACAGCAAGGATAATATCACCTTGTTCAAAGACGCCAGCGGCGGGGGAATCTTTCGCTGTGCCAGTGACAATGGGGTTTTGTCGAGGGCGCACCGCGTCTGTCGGTTGGATGGTCAGGTCGCGCCGTTCGCCGTTGCGTTCAATGGTGACGGTGACGGGCTTTCCCGCGCTCTCGTTCAGTGCTGCTGTGACAGCGTTAGCGTCCGTGACCAGCGTCCCATTCACGGCGACCACCAAATCCCCAAAAACGAAGCCGGATGTTCCCGCCGGAGAGGTGATGCTTGCCCCAGCAACGATAGGGGCGGGGGAGGGGATACCAATCAGCGCGGCGACGACCAAAATGACGAAGCCAGCGATGAAGTTCATCGTAGACCCCGCCGCTAAAAAGAGCATCCGCGACCACGGACCGACATCCATAACGCCCTTGATCGGCTGCTTCGACTTTTTGGCAACTTCTGCCAACTCTGCTTGGTAGATTGTGTAGGCTGCCTTTTCCGCCTCGGTTGCCTCGGCGCTCAGGGGGCGAACGAAATCCTCCCCAAGCGGGCGGACAAAGCCGCCGATGGGCAGCCAGTTCAGGCTGTAGATTGTCCCATTTCGTTCAAAGAGTTTCACGGCGCGGGGGGGAAAGCCAATCCCAAACTCCAACACGGTGACGCCCACAATCCGGCAGGCAATGAAATGCCCCCATTCGTGAATGATGATCAGGGGACCAAGCACAATGAGGAAGGCGATAACCGAGAGAATAAACGAATCCATAGGTTTTGTGTTCCGCGTTTAGGCGCATCAAAACAAGGCACTTGGCGCTTTGCTTTGGTGGTCAAGGATGGTAATTCAAGGACAGTGACGCCAATTATACTGTATAGAGAAAGCGCGTGGCAATGAAGATTGGCTGAGAGCCGATTGTTACCATCTCACTACACCGATAGGCGAGGGTAGTGGCGAGGACACTGGGATAATCCCTATAATCCCACCACTTCAATGGGTTCGGCGCTAGTAGTCCATCAGGAAGATAACCATAGAAAGAGATAGTCCTCATCCCCCTGCCCCCTTCTCCCTCCGGGAGAAGGGGGGAACTGAGGTCTTTGAGGGGGCTTCCCCCTCACCCTCTTGCCCGCAGCATTTCTCCCCTTTCCCTGTGTACGGGGAAAGGGGACTGCTGCGCAGTAATCGGGGGATAGGGGTTCTTTAGAAATTTTCCTGACGAACTACTAGTTAT
This genomic interval from Anaerolineales bacterium contains the following:
- the rseP gene encoding RIP metalloprotease RseP produces the protein MDSFILSVIAFLIVLGPLIIIHEWGHFIACRIVGVTVLEFGIGFPPRAVKLFERNGTIYSLNWLPIGGFVRPLGEDFVRPLSAEATEAEKAAYTIYQAELAEVAKKSKQPIKGVMDVGPWSRMLFLAAGSTMNFIAGFVILVVAALIGIPSPAPIVAGASITSPAGTSGFVFGDLVVAVNGTLVTDANAVTAALNESAGKPVTVTIERNGERRDLTIQPTDAVRPRQNPIVTGTAKDSPAAGVFEQGDIILAVNGTPVSTNETLQKLVEENAGKLTPITIVRKGEEKVVEVTPRETPPENQGRVGIFLSEKALEYNQNFGLAVLDSTNGGITRLGFGDAVNYGITRTGAILNQLITFPVELVRGLRTIQEARPVSIVGISQIGSQALQASIEERRPHWILNFAALISIALGFTNLLPIPGFDGGRILFVIIELLRRKPMNPEREGMIHFVGLMIILALFVLLIINDIVNPIGQIIR
- a CDS encoding HEAT repeat domain-containing protein, with amino-acid sequence MLHFDDVIRTLKDSEITLTKSLVRRLSNLEDKEREALLTAWGEIPLERRQKLMRHIADISESDFDTDFGVINRLAMTDLNENVRYAAIEASAQDESALTFHALLPIASVDLSVRVRAAALSALGRFILAGELGTFSKMLSRQAENLALRLYKNKSVDTEVRRRALEAVANSSREEVDALIRDAYDSGDLPLQTSAVYAMGRSCDEKWARVVVRELGNSDSAMRYEAIRAAGELELEEAVSQIAPNLQGGDRQLMEMSIWALGEIGGGEARRLLDEMIEYAEDIDDDALMEMIEDALANVSLGSGLVF
- a CDS encoding acylphosphatase yields the protein MPTISVRVEGIVQGVGYRAWTRTQATRLKLTGWVSNLSDGGVAITATGSPDALGDFTQRLWRGPANAMVKNVVITPHETESSFASFEIRYT